Sequence from the Drosophila innubila isolate TH190305 chromosome 3L unlocalized genomic scaffold, UK_Dinn_1.0 0_D_3L, whole genome shotgun sequence genome:
acaGGTTTCTACAGGAAATTGCCAATCCACAATGGATGTCTTATTTATAAggtgtgtatttatatatttattttctttggatTTATTATGATGATTTTTAGAGTAGGAATCTCACTGAGCTTCAGTCATTCGTTGCCAAGAAATTAACTTTATCTCTTACTGACTAAATTATCTgtaatagatatatattttatccaAATTCTTTAActaattatgcatttttattatattatttacagtTTTCTACAGGAATATGTCATTCAACAAAGCAGTCTTATCTATAAGgtgtgtatttttattgcgatagttatttttaagtttattatgaTGATATAATGAGTAGGAATCTCATTGAGCTTCAGTCATTCGTTGCtatgaaatcaatttttgtCTCTAACTGATTAATTAACTagctttttattaagaaacttGTTTTACCACAGTTTAACTAATCAATTCACATCTTTTCTTATTTCAGCAACTGATAAACTGAACTGACTGAGGAATGTCAACCCCAAAAGCAGACTAATCTTTTTCTAAACTTTTTctatgattaaaaaataaagcgattgaattttcttttaaaatatttgtactgtttattaaatatcaacTTAATATCTGCGAAACTGTTTTCTAAACTTGTCATAATGATAATCATCTGTGGCTCGCTTGACACCATTGGGATTAGTCTGATGATGTGCTGATTTATTGTTGCCTTCTTTCTCCTCACGTTTCCGTCTGCGCTGTTCGTTGTTATCCTCAATGTTAactgcaacaaaatatatataaatttatagaagCAGCAGGATCAATGGATAAGGATAAGCTTACAGCGATTGTGTTGCATAAAGTTAACGGCCATGTTGGTGGGCACAAATTGAGAGGGTccatcctttttattttttgcgtcTTGTAGCAGCTTCTGCTTGGCATCCTCCGTTGCCTCAATATTGCGTATCTTGGCCTGGATGCCCAGATCCACCTCGGGTATGCCATTGAGCATCTGGTTGGATAACATTTCCTCGGATCTGTGTGACGAGGACTGTCGCAAATGGTCGGGCAGTGCATAGAGAGCTGCATCTTCGGGTGTAAGATACTTATGAGCATCTGCGTCATCATTATCAGCTGACTTGTCATCTGATCCGCCGCCCTTCCGCTTTTGCAGTTCCTGCTCAATGTACTTCATCATTTCCTCGTCTTCATCACGTTTGTTTGTTTCGGCTGAGAACTGTGTACCGATGCCCACATCGTAGGCATCCTCGGCTTCCTTCATTTTGCCCGATTTCAATGTCTGCATGTTGACCAGGCCACCCATTTTCACATTAAACGGATCCTTGATGGCCAATTCTTCCTCAGGTGCGACTTTCTTGCCGAGCGCAAGACCCACAAGACTGACACCATTGGGACGCTGTCGCAAACGTTGTCGCTCCTTGATCTCATCCAGAGTGAGCCTGGTTTTGagataatttgtattaattacatacaaaacatatataaacaataaacttaCTGTTCCTCTTTATCACCGTCATCGGAATTCTTTCGTTGGCGCAGGTTTTTCCGGCtagatttcttaaaaactaCTTTTGTGGGCTGCTTAGCATCGTCAACTTCATTCTTTGCATCTGTctgcattatttttatgactaaactattaattaatacaagaaaaatagGATTTGCGCactttttgtttacaatttgcaattgaGTACTAACagccactgttgccaacttagctattttatagctagccttggctattttcaaagtttgattgctagaaaaaaaaattgaatattgccATTAGCCGGATTTATggctatttaaaatatttatttaaatatatataacatagctGAACATGTTTcgctattattttttgctctaaaagtatgcaaaagtgcattccagccagaaacagctatgtTTATTCTCCAAAAATGGCAGCACTGATGACAGCAATTGCACTGGCGATAGTATCGTTTGctacaaaaatatatcgatacaCACGGTTGCATTGACGGCGTCGTCTGTCGCTCAAAATCGATTTTTCTGGTGATTGCAAACTGCACATTTGgcggagcagcagctgcgaaATTTGGAAACGTTTGGGAGACGCTGAATGCAACCGTAAATAACAAACGTTTAACGCATCTGAGCTAGCAAGCAAACAGGAGCAAAGGCGCCGCTCAACATGTACAATGGTATTGGGTTGACCACGCCGCGAGGCTCCGGCACCAATGGCCATGTGCAACGGAATTGGGCGTTTGTGCGTCCGGGCAAAAAGGACAAGGACTATCGTGCCGAGGACGATTCCAAGAAGTTGGACGCACAACTGAATCGTCCGCCCAACAAAGAGATACTGGATCACGATCGCAAGCGTCGCATCGAGGTCAAGTGCATTGAATTCGAGGAAATACTAGAGAAACAAGGGTAAGATCagaatatttaagtttaatataacaGTGGACAATGTTAGTTGTGGCATGTAGTGCAATATTGCTGTTATATAACACTGGTGGCCCAAACTCTGCACATTCTCTGTGAATGCAGCAATCTCCTGCAGCAGCGTGCTACTATTTACATTAtttctactgctgctgctgttgtggttgttgttgttgctatttctgTTGCCCGTGTTTACATTCGGCGCCTGGTAGCAGAGAACGAACGCAACGCACACGCGCCTGACATCCACCACCAAACCAACCCTTCGACTAAAGCCACACGCACCACACCACCTAACCCTCCTCCCTCTCAGCGAcacatacagtatgtcaagtaattgttttgaccaaATGAATAACACGTTTGGGCAAATTTGCAGGAAATTTTAAGACAAAGTAGCTCAAATATTCACATCTTGggcaattttcttttggaaatataattgaattatttatttaattaatcgaattaatttagcataccaacaattatttatttaatcgaaTTTAGCATACGAACAGTTTCTacataatttttcataaataaatatttccaagttgaaaataatatgACAATATTCCACAAAATTATGTTCTATATCAACAAGCTATTTAAAGTCCACAGATAAATCTTcaatacttatacatatgaaagttaagtatattaatttatacatttattcatAGATTAATTCTcaataaatgcaaacaaagTCCTAATAGGCGTTAAAAAATAACGAGTAAaggtttttaaattcaataaccTGAAATATTATCTTACATTATTccaactataaaaaaattattattattttattattataaaaaaattgttaagaacAAAGGaatgctatttaaaaataaaatgaaacatgtttatttttttgtcatcataattacttgactaactgtagcTGCGCTCTGGCGCTCTTCTGGTGCCCGATTTTGAGCCTGGTCTGCGCTGAACTGAACCGAACTGAAACTGGTGGTGAAAAACTGCATTTCAGTTGTAGAGATTATTTCAATAGAGCACATCCGCACTAAACACAAGGCggacaatttttaaaaaacaatcaaacgAAATTACATTAAAAGTAGTGCaactttataaacaatttaattgcatttttaaagtgtcaatttattaaaacaaagctTAGTCTTAGAGGTATAACAGGCAATCCAAATATAAAGAATTTTccaataattattgtttaatttcgaAACAGACGTGCGCCGGAGGACATTAAATTGCAGGTGGACTCGTATCGTCAGAAATTAATGGGACAAGGCAAAACCGATTTGGCAAAGGATGAATTTGGACGCGTAGCGTAAGTATTATAgtttaactaaattaagttAGTTGTTAAGTGCGaattatgtaatttaaacataaattggGCGCCCAGTGTTGAGAAATCAATAAACGCTTGAACAAAACGCGTGTCAAAATCTCTGCCAGCTGTCAACGGCATTAGTTTCCGGCTGCGCACAGCACGCCTCTGAAAAACCCCAACCCACCCCACAATCCACCCTACTTCAGGTCACACTTCCCCACTTCGACAGTCGCGTCGAGTTGTAGAGAAAAAAGCTGCTGCAAAGATTTTTACTCTCAGTCACTTCAAGTCTTCCAAAGCCAATGCACATAATGAAAGCGCTTGGCAGACGCGCTCAGgaaatactaaatataaataaattataataaaatatatatataaataatagcaataaaagcaaaacgaCCTGTTAAAAGTGCCCTTGACAACGACTgcatgcagcatgcaacatTTTGGCAGCCAGAAGGCATCTCTGGAGCGCCTCTTGTGGCACTGGAAAAATCAATAGTTGACACATAAACTGGCAGcatgaaaaacaattgaaaaacagTTGAAAATGTGGGCAaggcaaatgcaaatcaagCCCCTCAAGTGCTCAGCTAAAAGCACAAATCCAAGAAAACATGTAAATGCATCCAGCTGGCGTCCAACACCACCAAAGAGGAGGAGGAACCACCAGTCAGTGGATTAGCCATGTCGTTGTCTGTCGTTGTATTTAACTAGTGGTTGCTAACGTTGTGGatgaattaaattgcaaattaaaatgcaaatgcaagtGTCAAGTGTTGAATTGGAGCATTAAGCTCATCAATGTGGAGCAGAGTGGATAAATGGACACTGTAATGTGAGCACCACACTTGAACCACTCAACTGAAAGCAACAAATCACTAAATAAGTCTTCCAAAACTTAGCACGTAATTAGTTTTAGTCTTAGTCGCTAAACGGAGTCAAACGTATGCGCTGCAAACGgagtaattaattaacataacaaatgctatttatataaattagaaaataatatataaatatatcgcAACGTCTTCCAAatcgttaaaaataaaaacaagtgaataacaacaaatgtagtgttaaactttatataaaaatataatccaACGTCTTccaattaatgaataaataaagcaaatatttttatatgaaacaaCCAAAAagataacataaatttatataaattcacAAACGTgtctaataataaattataattttacataaaagttaaattattaagaTATAATTAAATCTATTATAATCCACGGTCttccaaaataaattgtgGAAAGTAAAactataattgaaattaatatttaatatactatTAAAATCTACAGTCTTTCTGAACAGATTATGgacaatttttaaagtatatatatggTAAACAAactacaattattattttataactgACAAATTGTGGGAATGTAAACTTTAaactaatataaaattgtGTGAAAAAGACTTTcatagttaaatatatttttttaacacacacactgtaaagtaatatatacatttaaaattgttgataaattaaaagataaaagtATAATCCGCGCTCTTCCTGAACCaattttaagtaatataaaaaatatatattgtggAAAAGAACTGTAACTGaacaagaataaaataatagtaaaaacacacacgctctttcaaaacaaattacataaaataataataatatataaaaaattaaaaggacAAAAAATatctctaaaaaaataaagagtaaATAATAAGgtggaaaaataatataaatttattttatataataattaaaagcataCAAATCCGCGGTCTTCCTGTTTAAATTGTGGagcttaatattttatacaaaacttaaaataaataataagtaaataaaattttataatccaTTGAAAACACTCTCTGCATAAGGCGTTAACATCCACTTGCCACATCCACTTTGAAGTTGCAACCCTTATTGAAGAAACTTGAACTCTCCACACGAAATGCTCTCCTCGGAAGTCTACACGAGCACAACAACCACGGCAACGAcaatggcagcggcagcggcaacatccacggcagcaacagcaacaacgacaacaacaacaacaaaagcatcCACCACGTTGCATGTGGTTAGGGCCAAGAAACGACGCAAGCGTCGCAAACGCGCAGGACACGCAACcggctgcaacaacaacagtaacaacaacaacagcaaccagaacagcaacaacaacaacagtaacaacaacaacagtcaggCTGTAATTGGCTGTGTGGCTGCCACTGCAACGACTTTGGGGAGTGGCAGGAAATGCAAGGCACAATACTTTCAACACGACAATCGCGAGTATATAGCCAAGTATGAGAGTTTCCACTTCACAAGCACGGCAACacaggcaacaacagcggcgGCACTTAACTATGCCGCTGTGGCCAAGAAGTTCAAGCCATTGAGGCCACCGGTTTTGGCAAGCGGCGCCAAGAAGAACAGGCGCACAGCTCAGCTGAGAAAGCAATCCAATGACTGCGCCTGCGTCTGTCAGTCCAGTCAGAGTCCAGCCATGACGCAATGCCCGCAGGAGAAGGCGCACAGCCAGCAAACAGCTGATGCCAGTCAACGgaaacgggaacgggaactgAAACACACGGCAAACAACTCAACACAACCATCCAAATACACATCCACCtccaaaatcaataatatcaATGGCAACAAAGCGCTGCCGGTGCTGCTCGAATTACTGAAGCATTCATCCAGCACATGGCTGGAGACATTGCTTCTTGGCGCTGGCAGTGCAGCCGTGGCGAGGTAGTCTACTCCACAACTAAACCTTGCCCTTAACCTTCAACCAGAGACCATAACAATAATAGctttacaaatgaaaattatttctttatttttaccaTAACAATCAATTTCAACtcttacttttttattaaaaaaaaaagaagttatATGAAAGTAAATAATACTTCTAAAAATAGgcagtaataaaataaaactgattataataataattttatgatattttatattgacatttGATTATACCTTAGATTTCTTCACTTTACATCAAATATtagagttaaaattaatttgtataataaatatttataccttTCAAGTCATAAAACGTTTATCTGGGATTTTCTAtcatttaagtaatttttgtaggttttaattaaactctTATATAGCCCAAAAACGATAATAGTTTaacaatgtaaaattatatcttaattttGCCACAACAATCAATATCAACTCTTACGTttgattcaaaataaaatcgtaattttaaagtaaatattccTGCCAAATATAGggagtaaaatatataaagtaatgatgataaaattgattataaaaaatattttgtgatattttaaagttaaattaaatataacttttgatttctttaCTTTACATCAAATATTAgagttaaaattaagttttataatacatatttatacttttccgGCCTGAAAACGTATCTTTGGGATTTTTGAtcattaaagtaatttttgtaGGTTTAAATTAAACTCTTATATAGCCTGAAAACTGGGGTTTTCCAtcgttttaattaagaaaaaaagtatttctgGGATATTCTATTGCTTAAGAAATTTGTGTAggatttcattaaataatagtttatttGCAAGCCCTGCTGTAAACCTAAACTAatcttctatttttattctatttgcAGCGTGCGTGAAACACATCAAATAGCTGAGgcacagcagcagaagaaCGCCAAGTTGCGTGAGGCATTCAACATATCCGAGTACTTTGTGGAGGGCAGCAGCTTTGATAGCGATCGCAAGGCCAAAGAGGATTTGGCCAAGAGTGTGGCACTGCAAAAGGAGCTGGACGCACAGCGTGAGAGCCTtgcagcggcggcagcggccGCAGCAGCAGGCAAGGACAAGGAGACGGGCAAACGTTATGCTCTATTGCGTACGCCTTCCCGGGAGCGGGATGAGGCCACAGCTGGCAAGTCGGATGCCGGATTGGCCAACAGTGGCGATGAGCGCGAGCATGTCTCAAAGTCtgacaaaaagaagaaaaagaagcgcGCCAGGGAAAGGTAAtggataaataattaataagctATAATCTATACAGATAGATACTAATTCGAATTCCAATTAATTTGCAGTTCGGCAAGTCCAGAGCGCAAAAAGGACAAGAAGAAAAAGTCCAAGAAGCACAAGAAAGAAAGGTAAGAAGCGGAAAGGAAGCGCAGCCCACGAGTCCTATCAAAATTGTAGACCTCTGTTAAAAATCTACTTtacatatatagttttttaactttgttttcaACCTGTTTGTCAAActcataaaatactttttagtTCCATTGTAAAACTGTTTATAACTTAGTTTTTCATTTAGTCTAATCTATCTTACTATCTGAAaactattgttgtttgttgttgatgttgttgttgttgaaaacgTGAGAAATGATGAAAAATCGAAAACCTGTAAACTAACAAAACAACTGCTTAAtacattttgtgtttttccgTCTCTACTCCTTCTTTTACATTGCatttgaaactgaaactgaaactcaaactcaaaccaCAAAAGGGACTCATATGAGaaagaaagtaaaaagaaGCGAAAAGTTATGTACTAATGAATTTGCATACACACATCTAATACACACTTAGTTATAAAACCAAActtataaacaacaaaatgaaattatatgaaatgttTCAAATGCGTTTTCATAAAACAGATTAAAGTATTATAATATACTTTGTTAACTGAAATGCAGAGAGAAAAAActcgttttatttgttttaaataatatgtgtAGGGTTCTATCTATTTATCTATCTTTCTAACTATCTATATTTtaacacacactcgcacaacCAAagtaatacacacacacacacacacaacctaCTTAcaaatcatttcatttttataataacaaaataaaatgggtAAGTAGAAATTCgaatacattatttatttatcattgaAAACCCGTTAGaaagctacacacacacacacactcacacaacaaATAAACCAAGCATAAAGTTTAagaaggaaaacaaaaaataaataaataaaatgaatagaaTTCCAACTGTGTTTGcaacaattaaaagcaaattacTTTCTCATCTTtctttctattattattattacctaCTACTATTTATTAAGACAATGCAATTTTGAGCAGTATTTCGATTGAAGGTAAAGCACTAAACCACAAGTTAACCAAACctataacaaaataacaaaaaaaatcaaaaaacgtTTCTAATGTTGCTGCCAAAATGGAAGTTAGACAGACCAAAATTACTAGATGAATTAATAGAGTCCCCTCtctattttttgatatatgtgCAGCGATTAAtcttataaaatgtataccaTTCTATTTGCAGTAAGTCGAAAAAGAAGAAATCCCGTAAGCGCAAATATAGTGGCAGCGATAGCGCCGATAGCGATAAGGATAAGGATTCGGAGGATGATGAGGGGAACAGTAGCGATGCGGAACGTGAGTTGAAGAGCGCACGCAAGAAAGCCAAAAAGGATAAGGTAATGCAAATGCATaatactaaatttataatgacAAAGTAATGAGTGTTGAAATTCCCCTTAATtcctaccaaaaaaaaaaaaaaaaagagagaattcaaataaagttttgataaaaaactCAGTTAAAGTGCATGTCCTGTGCTTAATCAACTCGATCATgtctttttcaactttttataaaCTCTTAACCACTCTCTTACTAATTCTCTATATAATCGCCCATATAATAcgatatatataataacacCCTCAGCCATATGATGTAACATTCTTTCTCTAACAATTGTATACATTCATCTGAAACCCAATggaaatcaaatatattattgtctttctctctatctctttgaaaaaaaaaaatatacatatatatatactatatgtatgtgtgtattatatatatataaaaaaaaatatataattatatgatGATAACTCGATTGACTTGATcgtttttatgttgtttttcaattgttcACCAAATATTAAACATACGCCATTTCTTCTCTTGCTTATttacttcttcttttttccaccaaaaatatgaaacatttactaataattaataacaaataaccaAAGTACTGAAACTACTTATAAAGTCTACCTGCATATAAAGCATTATCTACcacataaatcaaatattataaaacataGTAAAAagatcgaaaaaaaaacaaaacaaaataacataaatgtaaagaaaacaaaatctaTACAAAATTCACCccacaaaatattgtaaaaggTAAAAAACAAGGCTTCAAACGCATTCACAATCTAGTATTATTAAactgttttcatttcaatttggaTTCAGTTCTATTCAGTTTATGTAGCTAGtcgaaattttgatttattttggaggactatgcataaatttaacttatagataggaatcgaaaataacaattatgaaAAGCCGAGAAAAATTTAGagctataattattatttaatataaattttgtaagcTTTTCCCGAGTTAACTTTGTGCATAGACTCTTTAAatattctgtttttgttttctgaaaTTATTGCGTAAGATTTTGAGTTTTAAAtgtagtttttgaaaaaaaaaaaaaaaacaaaatccaaTCCAATCAATTTATAAGTAACTTTTAAGAAAcgacaaaaagaaaatttatattttgtttataaaaaccCTTGGCGCTTCATTGATATAGGATAGCTTTCAAAGGCTCTCTTGTAGTTTTGTAAGTACTTTCATTTGtctgttttctttaaaaatattctagtctgtacatacaacaacaataataacaataatcaatttcctcaaagaatttaaaaataaaaagaaagaaagaacaaCGCTTGAGAaaacactgcaaaaaaaaagaatcgcTGTCAAATATTCGAATCATGCCAAAAAGCGAGAATCCATCTGAGATATTCAACATATATACTCGCATCATATGCCACATATCACATATTGAATGActaatgttttataatattaataaataattaag
This genomic interval carries:
- the LOC117789175 gene encoding serine/arginine repetitive matrix protein 2 isoform X3; its protein translation is MYNGIGLTTPRGSGTNGHVQRNWAFVRPGKKDKDYRAEDDSKKLDAQLNRPPNKEILDHDRKRRIEVKCIEFEEILEKQGRAPEDIKLQVDSYRQKLMGQGKTDLAKDEFGRVAVRETHQIAEAQQQKNAKLREAFNISEYFVEGSSFDSDRKAKEDLAKSVALQKELDAQRESLAAAAAAAAAGKDKETGKRYALLRTPSRERDEATAGKSDAGLANSGDEREHVSKSDKKKKKKRARESSASPERKKDKKKKSKKHKKERDSYEKESKKKRKVMY
- the LOC117789182 gene encoding telomere length and silencing protein 1 homolog, whose protein sequence is MQTDAKNEVDDAKQPTKVVFKKSSRKNLRQRKNSDDGDKEEQLTLDEIKERQRLRQRPNGVSLVGLALGKKVAPEEELAIKDPFNVKMGGLVNMQTLKSGKMKEAEDAYDVGIGTQFSAETNKRDEDEEMMKYIEQELQKRKGGGSDDKSADNDDADAHKYLTPEDAALYALPDHLRQSSSHRSEEMLSNQMLNGIPEVDLGIQAKIRNIEATEDAKQKLLQDAKNKKDGPSQFVPTNMAVNFMQHNRFNIEDNNEQRRRKREEKEGNNKSAHHQTNPNGVKRATDDYHYDKFRKQFRRY